The following proteins are co-located in the Macrobrachium rosenbergii isolate ZJJX-2024 chromosome 26, ASM4041242v1, whole genome shotgun sequence genome:
- the LOC136852851 gene encoding protein FAM200B-like: MVNTIKSSALNTQLFSLLCQELGSNHEVLLFHTEVRWLSWGNVVTRMESLKEELTEFFKCDIKTKSLGFIQKLSDSQWLQKLAYLTDIFLQLNSLNLSLQGCFTTVIDFMDRLRSFTMKLELWERKVQRWKSEHV, encoded by the coding sequence ATGGTAAATACAATCAAATCAAGTGCCCTAAATACACAACTATTTTCCCTACTGTGCCAAGAATTAGGAAGTAATCATGAAGTGTTACTCTTTCACACTGAGGTCCGCTGGCTGTCATGGGGAAATGTGGTAACAAGAATGGAATCACTAAAGGAGGAGCTCACTGAATTCTTCAAATGTGATATCAAGACAAAGTCACTTGGGTTCATTCAGAAACTGTCAGACAGCCAGTGGCTTCAGAAGCTGGCCTACCTTACTGACATATTCTTGCAGCTCAACTCATTGAACTTGTCTCTCCAAGGCTGTTTTACCACAGTGATTGATTTCATGGACAGACTAAGGTCATTCACCATGAAGCTGGAGCTTTGGGAAAGGAAGGTTCAAAGATGGAAATCTGAGCATGTTTGA
- the LOC136852852 gene encoding SCAN domain-containing protein 3-like, producing MELQSYFPELSELESKLIRNPFIVNVHLLPDNMQEEFLELVNDSVAKGAFETLTLTKFWSQKSETYPVVSDDVLNSLLMFPSTYLCEQGFSTLLNMKTKHRSWLNVEHDLCVCLSNTALRIEKLVCNKQAQLSH from the coding sequence ATGGAGTTGCAGTCTTACTTCCCCGAATTGAGTGAACTGGAATCAAAATTGATTAGAAACCCATTCATTGTGAATGTGCACCTTCTTCCAGATAACATGCAAGAAGAATTCTTAGAGCTGGTGAATGACTCTGTTGCAAAAGGTGCATTTGAAACACTTACCCTGACCAAGTTTTGGTCTCAAAAGAGTGAGACTTACCCTGTTGTATCTGATGATGTTCTGAACTCTTTGCTGATGTTCCCTAGTACTTACCTGTGTGAGCAAGGATTTTCAACGCTGTTGAACATGAAAACTAAACATCGATCATGGCTTAATGTGGAGCATGACTTATGTGTGTGCCTGTCTAATACCGCTCTTCGAATTGAGAAACTTGTTTGCAACAAACAGGCACAGCTTTCACACTAA